In Oreochromis niloticus isolate F11D_XX linkage group LG18, O_niloticus_UMD_NMBU, whole genome shotgun sequence, one genomic interval encodes:
- the gtpbp4 gene encoding GTP-binding protein 4 encodes MALYNFKKIMVVPTAKDFIDVTLSKTQRKTPTVVHKHYQIHRIRHFYMRKVKFTQQNYHDRLTQILTDFPKLDDIHPFYADLMNVLYDKDHYKLALGQLNIAKNLIDNVAKDYVRLMKYGDSLYRCKQLKRAALGRMCTILKRQKSSLEYLEQVRQHLSRLPSIDPNTRTLLLCGYPNVGKSSFINKVTRADVDVQPYAFTTKSLFVGHMDYRYLRWQVVDTPGILDHPLEERNTIEMQAITALAHLRAAVLYVMDVSEQCGHTLQEQLELFNSIRPLFANKPLIIVANKCDVKKISELSEENQKIFADLSAEGIPVIETSTLTEEGVMQVKTEACDQLLAHRVNTKMKGKKVHDVLNRLHLAMPAKRDEKERPPFIPEGAMVRRKAMEVDAPKRKLERDLELELGDDYILDLQKYWDLMNEDEKRDKIPEVWEGHNIADFIDPGIMKKLEELEKEEELKERAGEYDSDEESEDEEMQEIRILAEQIREKKQLKVLESKEKDVHGPRMPRTATKVERKRLEKEMGNLGLDMDDKDDSHYAQQARRSRSVAKKRKREASAPPTSRTRSQSASRPPRDQSGLRDAKMVKKTKKMMKKSQKDMNRQGKKGESDRHVFDLKPKHLLAGKRKSGTTDRR; translated from the exons ATGGCACTTTATAATTTCAAGAAGATTATGGTGGTTCCCACCGCCAAG GATTTCATCGATgtcactttatccaaaacccaAAGGAAGACACCCACGGTGGTACACAAACATTACCAGATTCACCGTATCCGACACTTTTACATGCGAAAGGTGAAGTTCACCCAGCAGAACTACCATGACCGCCTCACGCAGATCCTCACCGACTTCCCCAAGCTCGAC GACATCCACCCTTTCTATGCTGATCTAATGAACGTCTTGTATGACAAAGATCATTACAAGTTGGCCTTAGGACAGTTAAACATTGCCAAGAATCTGATTGACAA tgttgccaAAGACTATGTGCGCCTGATGAAGTATGGAGACTCTCTGTATCGGTGTAAGCAGCTGAAGCGAGCGGCTCTCGGGCGTATGTGCACCATCCTGAAACGGCAGAAATCCAGCCTGGAGTACCTGGAGcaag TGCGTCAGCATCTGTCCCGTTTGCCAAGCATCGACCCAAACACGAGGACCCTGCTTCTGTGCGGTTACCCCAACGTGGGCAAGTCCAGTTTCATCAACAAG GTGACCAGAGCCGATGTTGACGTCCAGCCGTACGCTTTCACCACCAAGTCTCTGTTTGTGGGTCACATGGACTACAGATACCTCCGCTGGCAG gtGGTGGATACCCCCGGTATCCTTGACCACCCTCTGGAGGAGAGGAACACCATCGAGATGCAAGCCATCACGGCTCTGGCTCACCTCAGGGCGGCGGTTCTTTACGTCATGGACGTTTCTGAGCAGTGCGGTCACACCCTGCAGGAACAGCTGGAGCTCTTCAACAGCATCCGACCCCTGTTCGCCAACAAG CCTCTCATCATTGTGGCAAACAAATGTGACGTGAAGAAGATCAGCGAGCTGTCTGAGGAGAACCAG AAAATCTTTGCAGACCTGTCTGCAGAGGGAATCCCCGTCATCGAGACCAGCACCCTGACAGAGGAGGGCGTCATGCAGGTTAAAACCGAG GCGTGCGACCAGCTCCTCGCTCATCGCGTCAACACCAAGATGAAGGGCAAGAAGGTCCACGATGTTCTCAACCGGCTGCACCTGGCCATGCCCGCCAAGAGGGATGAGAAG GAGAGGCCTCCGTTCATCCCGGAGGGAGCCATGGTGCGCAGGAAAGCGATGGAGGTGGACGCACCCAAACGCAAGCTG GAGAGAGATCTGGAGCTGGAGCTGGGTGATGACTACATTCTGGACCTTCAGA aaTACTGGGATCTAATGAACGAGGATGAGAAGCGTGATAAGATTCCTGAAGTGTGGGAGGGCCACAACATCGCAGATTTCATTGATCCCGGCATCATGAAG AaactggaggagctggagaaggaggaggagctgaaggAGCGAGCCGGGGAGTACGATTCTGACGAAGAGAGTGAGGACGAGGAGATGCAAGAGATCCGCATTCTCGCCGAACAGATCCGCGAAAAGAAGCAGCTCAAGGTCCTGGAGTCGAAAGAAAAGGATGTGCATGGACCTCGCATGCCCAGGACTGCCACCAAG GTTGAGAGGAAGCGGCTCGAGAAGGAGATGGGTAACCTCGGTCTGGACATGGACGACAAGGACGAT AGCCACTACGCGCAGCAGGCCAGACGCTCCCGCAGCGTCGCTAAGAAACGTAAGCGTGAAGCTTCGGCCCCTCCGACCTCCCGAACCCGCAGCCAGAGTGCCTCCCGTCCACCCCGAGACCAGTCTGGTTTACGAGATGCAAAG ATGgtgaagaagacgaagaagatgatgaagaaATCCCAGAAAGACATGAACCGCCAGGGCAAGAAGGGAGAGTCAGACAGACACGTGTTTGACCTCAAACCCAAACACCTCCTGGCTGGGAAGAGGAAGTCGGGCACCACAGATCGCAGATAA